The Deinococcus sp. KNUC1210 nucleotide sequence GACGTGCTGGGGCCGATTGGCGCGTCGGCGGCCCTGAGCATTTCCGATATTCCCTGGGGCGGCCCCACCGCCTGCGTGCGCGTGGGCATGGTGGGCGGCGAGTACGTGGTCAACCCCACCGTCGATCAGCAGGCGCTCTCCGAGCTCGATCTGGTGGTGGCAGGCACCCGTGACGCCATCCTGATGGTCGAGGCGGGCGCGAAGGGTGCTTCGGAAGACCTGCTGGTGGGAGCCATCGAGTTCGCGCACGCGCAGATGCAGCCGATCATCGACCTGATCGAGCAGATGCGGGCCGAACTGGGCCACGAGAAATTCACCTTCATCGAGCCTGCCAGTGCCGTGAGTGTGGACGTGGTGCCGGAACTGGCCGACGCTGCCCGCGCCGCTGGCCTGAAAGACGCCCTGCTGACACCCGGCAAGAAGGACCGGGGCGCGAGGCTCAAGGCGCTGCGTGACGGGCTGATCGCCGGGCGGGTCAACGCGGAAGACCCGGACGCTGCCGCTCAGATCACCCATTACAAGAATGCCTTTAACAAGGTGGAAAAGGCCGAGCTGCGCCGCCTGATTCTCGATGACGATCTGCGGGCCGACGGGCGAAATACCCGCACGGTACGCCCGATCTGGATCGAGGCGAGGGCGTTGCCCCGCGCCCACGGCAGCGCCATCTTCACGCGCGGCGAGACGCAGGTGCTGGGGGTCGCCACGCTGGGCACCGAGCGCGACGCCGTGCTGATCGACGATCTGACCGCTGAAACAGAAGACAAGTTCATGCTGCACTACAATTTCCCGCCGTACAGCACGGGCGAGGTCAAGCGGGTGGGCGGGCAGTCGCGCCGCGAGATCGGACACGGCAACCTTGCCAAACGGGCGATCCGGGCGGTGCTTCCCAGCTTCGAGAGCTTCCCGTATACCATCCGGCTGGTGGGCGAGGTTCTGGAATCCAACGGCAGCAGCAGCATGGCGACGGTCTGTGCCGGAACGCTGGCCCTGATGGATGCGGGCGTGCCGATCACGGCTCCGGTGGCGGGCGTGGCGATGGGACTGGTCATGGAAGACGGGCGCTACCGCATCCTGACCGATATCCTGGGGCTGGAAGACGCGCTGGGCGATATGGATTTCAAGGTCTGCGGAACGGCTCAGGGCGTGACGGCGCTCCAGATGGATATCAAGATCGCGGGAATCACGCCTGCCATCATGCGTGAGGCGCTGAGTCAGGCCCGCGAGGCCCGGCTGCACATCCTGTCCAAGATGGCCGAGGTGCTGCCCGCCCCGCGCTCTGAACTGGCTCCCACCGCGCCTCGCATCGTGACCATGAAGATCAATGCCGAGCTGATCGGCAAGGTGATCGG carries:
- the pnp gene encoding polyribonucleotide nucleotidyltransferase — its product is MIGKTYTTLLGGRELTLETGKLAKLVSGSVTLRYGDTLLLVTAQARDDLSTLDFLPLTVEFEERHYAVGKIPGSFPRREGRPGEKAILSARITDRQIRPLFPKGYRQETQVIITVLSADGQNLPDVLGPIGASAALSISDIPWGGPTACVRVGMVGGEYVVNPTVDQQALSELDLVVAGTRDAILMVEAGAKGASEDLLVGAIEFAHAQMQPIIDLIEQMRAELGHEKFTFIEPASAVSVDVVPELADAARAAGLKDALLTPGKKDRGARLKALRDGLIAGRVNAEDPDAAAQITHYKNAFNKVEKAELRRLILDDDLRADGRNTRTVRPIWIEARALPRAHGSAIFTRGETQVLGVATLGTERDAVLIDDLTAETEDKFMLHYNFPPYSTGEVKRVGGQSRREIGHGNLAKRAIRAVLPSFESFPYTIRLVGEVLESNGSSSMATVCAGTLALMDAGVPITAPVAGVAMGLVMEDGRYRILTDILGLEDALGDMDFKVCGTAQGVTALQMDIKIAGITPAIMREALSQAREARLHILSKMAEVLPAPRSELAPTAPRIVTMKINAELIGKVIGPGGKQIRELEALGASINIDEDGTIRIFSASGANADAVRARIESLTREAKVGEEFEGTVVKTTPFGAFINLFAGQDGMLHISQMSEQRIQSVEEAMNVGDKLRVKIAGVDDRGKIDLIRPELEGKIAPREPRAPREGGDRGGRPPRR